The genomic interval GGTGGCACTTGCAAAAGTAACATTTGCAAAACACAAAAATGACACATGCGTGGCACTTGGTCTGATGGAAAATAGAAACTCTTGCATagagcattggtttgctttgttgGCTTTTATTGGTGGTgggtggtttatttatttatttttttacactagTCAAGCAACATGgttaagcagaaagaaaaaaagaaaatgtttccatactgggaatagtttttaaaagaacctGAAAAGCAGTTGCTGGTAGGTGAGAAGTAGCTAACATTTTCTGGAAGTCTGGGTAACATTCTGATGCTTATGAATCTGCAGACAGCCAAAGCCAGGCCAGTTTCCCCATGAACACCCGAGGACTCAGCATGAACACTGGGGTTGGAATGTGATGTTGAAAGATGACTCAAGTGATCCTGTTGGCAGAAGATCTGAATTCCTTGGAAGTGCCTTCCAGCCTGGGCTGAGCCTCTGCTTGGAGCTGGATAGCTGATTTTCACAGCACGTGGCCGTGGCTCCATCCCGTGAGTCACAGGGCTGCTTCAGAAGCTGCTTGGCTGCTTCTCAGATGGAAGCTTGGCTTCAGTCCTTTGAGGATTACCCCTGTTCCTTCTTTCCCCATCTCTGAATCCATCAAAATGCTGACTGGCTGATGCTTTTGCAAGcattcaaaacagaaagatgtTCGAGATTGGTAGAGCATCGACCCACTCATTTTCAGATAAGAAAACTTGTGTTCCTGgt from Arvicanthis niloticus isolate mArvNil1 chromosome 1, mArvNil1.pat.X, whole genome shotgun sequence carries:
- the LOC117723786 gene encoding uncharacterized protein LOC117723786 produces the protein MKKPNVLQPKQLTMGFQGSNWQKRELKQHGKQGVVAYICKCSTQEAASGTSAQIQGYRKHQEHKFSYLKMSGSMLYQSRTSFCFECLQKHQPVSILMDSEMGKEGTGVILKGLKPSFHLRSSQAASEAAL